The genomic interval ATCTCTATCCAGTTGTTTTACAGCTTCTAAAACACTTCCTTTACTGCTTCCCCAAGTCAATACTGCGTGTCTAGATTCACCGTAAATATTAACACCGGTTTCTCCGGAAAGAAATTCTTTGATGGTGTTTTGTTTACGGAGCCGTTTGTCCTGCATATACTGGATTTGACCTGGTTTTTCGGTTGTTATTCCATGTTCATCGTGTTCATAACTTGTGTTTTTAACCACAACACCCTCTTCACCTGGGAAACAGAGTGGGGATATACCATTTTCCGTGTCTTTATAACGCATATAACCAACATCCTTGTTATAAGGAATATCTCTCTTATCCACCTCATCGGTAGGGAGGTTACAGGTAGTTCTAGATTCACAGAGCAATGCATCCATCAAAACCAATACAGGTGTCTGAAAACGCCAAGCCAGGTTCAATCCCAACCCACCATGCAAAAAACATTCATGGTGGTCCCCAGGAGCAAGTACAATACGTGGGAACTCCCCATGTGCCGCATTAACAACCGAAAGTAGATCTGATTGAGAACTATATGTCGGTACACCGGTTCCCGGACCAGCCCGCTGACCCACAACAACAAGCAATGGAGTCTCACTAATACCAGCAAGGGAAAAACCTTCATGCATCAAATCAAAACCCCCACCCGAAGTCCCAACCATAACCCTACCACCCGCATAAGCAGTTCCCAAAGCAGCGTTAACCACAGCAATCTCATTCTCAGGCTGAACAACCAATACACCCAACTCATCACCATGTTCAGCAAGGAAATGAAGAATAGATGTAGTTGGAGTCATAGGATAGCCAAAATAAAACTCAAGGCCACCAGAAACAGCACCAAGAGCAACAGCTTCATTACCCGATATCAAAGGCCTTGGACCGCCAACACTATCCAACCCAACATACCTATCAACCATCTCTCTACAATAACTAAATGCCTTCTCACCCACAACAACATTAACCTCAGCACGATCACCATAGACATCCTGCAAAACCTTCTCAAAATCATCGAAACTAAACCCAGTTAAATAAGCCAAAACACCAACACAACCAGTGTTGAACACAATTTCAGGAGCCTCAGCCTCCCTAACCCAACTAGAAACTGGTACGCGAACACAATCTACATCACCACAATCCAAATCAAAACCACTATCGACAACTGCAACCCCACCACTAACCACATCATCAACATGTTTTTCAAACGTATTCCTATCCAGACAAACCAACAAATCAACCTCACTAAACGTACAGCCAGCACTACCACCCTCACCATCACTAGAGATTTGGATCTCACAATAATTATGGCCACCGCGAATCAAAGAAGGATAGTCATTTCTAATAAAAACATTATATCCAGAACGACCAGCAAGACGACCATACACACCGGCAGCA from Methanonatronarchaeum thermophilum carries:
- a CDS encoding 2-oxoacid:acceptor oxidoreductase subunit alpha, coding for MSGLSVVLGGEAGQGVLAAAGVYGRLAGRSGYNVFIRNDYPSLIRGGHNYCEIQISSDGEGGSAGCTFSEVDLLVCLDRNTFEKHVDDVVSGGVAVVDSGFDLDCGDVDCVRVPVSSWVREAEAPEIVFNTGCVGVLAYLTGFSFDDFEKVLQDVYGDRAEVNVVVGEKAFSYCREMVDRYVGLDSVGGPRPLISGNEAVALGAVSGGLEFYFGYPMTPTTSILHFLAEHGDELGVLVVQPENEIAVVNAALGTAYAGGRVMVGTSGGGFDLMHEGFSLAGISETPLLVVVGQRAGPGTGVPTYSSQSDLLSVVNAAHGEFPRIVLAPGDHHECFLHGGLGLNLAWRFQTPVLVLMDALLCESRTTCNLPTDEVDKRDIPYNKDVGYMRYKDTENGISPLCFPGEEGVVVKNTSYEHDEHGITTEKPGQIQYMQDKRLRKQNTIKEFLSGETGVNIYGESRHAVLTWGSSKGSVLEAVKQLDRDFMVVQPVLMNPFPKKTLKKLCNDIDTLVCVETNATGQLATLFTEKTGISIDEVFCKYDMRPFRPKELKTKLGGV